One region of Termitidicoccus mucosus genomic DNA includes:
- a CDS encoding sialate O-acetylesterase: MLAFFASAATRADVEMPAVFGNRMVIQRGQPVRVWGRADAGEKIAVALAGHTAAATADASGTWSVALPPLQVLPPGAQPLRLEVAGKNKLAFHQILVGDVWLCSGQSNMFFQLRQSARAEADVAAATRPGIRLFSVDRAVADGPQFTCKGKWADCTPETAARFSAVAYFFGLQWQADNGGIPVGLIHSSWGGTTAEAWTPRAVLDADSDLKPILTRWDETMADFPKIKADFEANKERLVAEWKIAVQKAKAEGRMLPAEPRLRTGPGTQYQPAGLYHAMITPLAPFALSGVLWYQGEGNAQRAHQYRKLFPAMIRSWRDLWNRDDLPFLYVQLPNLARQPEPSRSGWAELREAQLRALALPHTAMAVTIDVGDPGDLHPKEKLPVGRRLASAAGSLFGLRPPADGICPYPRSHKIQGREIRVQFSPSTVALRTRDGGEPHGFTIAGTDKQFVPARARLEGNAIVIWSDTVEKPAAARYAWADNPDCNIVSAAGLPASPFRTDDWPEVTFGNR; the protein is encoded by the coding sequence GTGCTCGCATTTTTCGCGTCCGCCGCCACGCGCGCCGATGTCGAAATGCCCGCTGTTTTTGGCAACCGCATGGTCATCCAGCGCGGCCAGCCCGTGCGTGTCTGGGGACGCGCCGACGCGGGCGAAAAAATCGCCGTGGCGCTCGCCGGGCACACTGCCGCCGCGACCGCCGACGCCTCCGGCACCTGGAGCGTCGCGCTCCCGCCGCTCCAAGTGCTTCCGCCCGGCGCGCAGCCGCTTCGCTTGGAGGTCGCGGGCAAAAACAAGCTCGCCTTCCACCAGATTCTCGTCGGAGACGTGTGGCTTTGCTCCGGCCAGTCCAACATGTTTTTCCAGCTTCGCCAGTCCGCGCGCGCCGAGGCCGATGTCGCCGCCGCCACGCGTCCCGGCATCCGTTTGTTCAGCGTGGACCGCGCCGTGGCCGACGGACCGCAGTTCACGTGCAAGGGCAAGTGGGCCGACTGCACGCCCGAGACCGCCGCGCGCTTTTCCGCGGTCGCGTATTTCTTCGGCCTGCAATGGCAGGCCGACAACGGTGGCATCCCCGTCGGCCTCATCCATTCCTCGTGGGGCGGCACCACCGCCGAGGCCTGGACGCCGCGCGCCGTGCTCGACGCCGATTCCGACCTGAAGCCCATCCTCACGCGCTGGGACGAAACCATGGCCGATTTCCCAAAAATCAAGGCCGATTTCGAAGCCAACAAGGAGCGCCTCGTCGCCGAGTGGAAAATCGCCGTCCAGAAAGCGAAAGCCGAGGGCCGCATGCTGCCCGCCGAGCCGCGCCTCCGCACCGGCCCCGGCACGCAATACCAGCCCGCCGGCCTTTACCACGCCATGATCACGCCGCTCGCGCCCTTCGCGCTTTCCGGGGTGCTCTGGTATCAAGGCGAAGGCAACGCCCAGCGCGCCCACCAGTATCGGAAACTTTTCCCCGCGATGATCCGCTCGTGGCGCGATCTCTGGAATCGTGACGACCTGCCCTTCCTCTACGTGCAACTCCCGAATCTCGCCCGCCAGCCCGAACCCTCGCGCAGCGGCTGGGCCGAGCTTCGCGAGGCGCAACTCCGCGCACTCGCGCTGCCGCACACCGCGATGGCCGTGACCATCGATGTCGGCGATCCCGGCGACTTGCACCCGAAGGAAAAACTCCCCGTCGGCCGGCGCCTCGCGTCCGCCGCCGGGTCGCTCTTCGGCCTGCGCCCGCCCGCCGATGGCATCTGTCCGTATCCGCGCAGCCACAAGATTCAGGGTCGCGAAATCCGCGTGCAATTTTCGCCCTCCACCGTCGCGCTTCGCACCCGTGACGGAGGCGAGCCGCACGGCTTCACCATTGCCGGCACCGACAAACAGTTTGTCCCGGCCCGCGCCCGGCTTGAGGGCAATGCGATCGTCATCTGGAGCGATACCGTCGAAAAACCGGCCGCCGCGCGCTATGCGTGGGCCGACAACCCCGACTGCAATATCGTGAGCGCCGCCGGCCTTCCCGCGTCGCCCTTCCGCACCGACGACTGGCCCGAGGTCACCTTCGGGAACCGGTGA